The DNA region tcctgtatgtgaaaagccagaagctagcatagatggctacatatggatcggatgggctacatctaagcatcatatcattgggatttgttgtcaatgttgggctattatttcgggagtcatcgggaactattttagcaaatgtccgaccttctgcatgtgtgcaaagagcttgtgttcagtctgtgtgaaaaacgtggatttcgaagggcattgattgccggtgtcgtagtggtttagagcaggaggcgtgtcttgacgtgcaggaagatgtgtgtcagagctaaccaaattgtgattaaaaccaactcatcccctttcaaactcgtcacattctgaagaagcgcacccttcacaaaaacctcaatatctccgattgtagctgaattccatggatacccactttccacacacacacacacacacacacacacacacacacacacacacacaacagattttcagtggccctatcacataataagctgtgagtctacaaaaaaacgtaaaaaagggcttagaactctggtattctacgacataattccgtgagcaccgccggtattcaatgtgttaactgtAAAactttgtccacacacacacacacacacacacacacacacacacacacacacacacacacacacacacacaaacacatgcacacacgtctcCCCTTCTTCGTTCTCCCTTCCCGCGTCTCTACCAGTTTTACGGTGGGAGGGCCACAAAAAGTGAACATCCCACAAGGCACTGCTACTTTTGCACTTGTCTGGATAAACAAGCAATTACTTTATGAGAAGACTTAAGCTGAAAAATGAACAATCATAACTCTCTtttactcactcacatacactctctcaagcacacaacaatgtctcacacacatacacatgctaactcaccccccccccctctctctctgtttaggtGTGTAGAAaagtgtgggagagtgtgtgtgtgtgtgggtgagcgtgtgtgtgtgtgtgagagagagcatgtgtgtatgtaaggcTGATCGTGGTACTCAAGAAAGAGTgtgctatacttttactgtaatgtataaTTATACTgtaaggtctttgtgtatgttttgtgacagacaccttaatttacttggggattaataaaagttctctctctctctctctctctctctctctctctctctctctctctctctctctctctctctcgtctccagtTTGCGCCGGGAGGGCTACACGGTGGAGGTGAACGTGAACGACTACCTGGACATCTACTGCCCGCACTACAACACCAGCCAGCGGGGCCCCACCGAGCAGTACGTGCTCTACATGGTGAGCTACCGCGGCTACCGCTCCTGCGACCCGCAGATGGGCTTCAAGCGCTGGGAGTGCAACCGGCCGCACGCTCCGCACGCGCCCATCAAGTTCTCCGAGAAGTTCCAGCGCTACAGCGCCTTCTCGCTGGGCTACGAATTCCACGTGGGCCACGagtactactacatctgtgagtaTACTACATACGagtactactacatctgtgagtaTACTACATACGAATACTACTATATCTGTGAGTATACTACATACGAGTACTACTATATCTGTAAGTATGCATACAAGTACTGTACTAGTACATCTGTGAGTATACATAAAagtactactacatctgtgagtaTACATTAGAGTACTACTACATCTGTAAGTATGCATACGAGTACTACTATATCTGTGAGTATGCATACAAGTACTACTATATCTGTAAGTATGCATGCTTAGTGTAGTTCACATAAATACTATTGCATTATATCTGTCAGTATGCATGCAAGTATTGCTACAGTGCATCTGTGAGTATATACATATGAGTACTACTACATCTGTAAGTATACATACGAGTACTACTACATTTGTGAATATACATACGagtactactacatctgtgagtaTGCATAcgctgtgtaatgtagtgtagtgtagtgtccggCACACTGCGCCGAATGACTTTTCGTGCATTTTCTACAACTGCATTGCTGCTGACAGTGGGCCTGCCTGACGCAAGGCTTTTTGAGCTAAAATAACGCTACTGGTCATGGCATAGTAGGCTATCGTCAAAGCAACGTTCACAATGATATCACAGATGATACATATCACTATCTGTATATTAATTTGTTTTTCACAAGTACTATTACTGGAAAAGTTCTGACTAGCAAACTAGTTTACATGAGTGTATTTTACTGGAACACACAACACATTTTTAGGCATGCTGaagcgtgcacgcacatacacgtccAGTGACTCAAACATATGGACATGTCAAGAAGTTCTTGACATTTCTGGGTAaatatgcacgcgcacgcacacacacacacacgcatgcacgcacacgcacacgcacacgcacacgcacacgcacacgcacacgcacacgcacacgcacacacactcacacacatatacttgaCCTGAATTTACGTAACTCCCTTTGACCTTTCACCCTAATTTCTTCCATGATGTGTGAACTCTGACCTGGGGAAAGGTCATGTCTGTCAATTCTTTCTCTGCGTGTGAATGTGAGGAGGACAACACTGCGTAAATGTGTATCTGTAAATGTGGATTTGTACAATTACCTACCAATGATTTTATGCACGGGTGTTAAatctctcttcttgtcttgtacttgtttttattctctctctctctctctttctctctctctctctctctctctctctctgtctctctgtctctctctctctctctctctctctctctctctctctctctctctctctctctctctctctatctctctctctcagccaccccTACACACCACCACGGCCGCAGCTGCCTAAGACTGAAGGTCTACGTCTGCTGCTCTACAGGTATGCCTGCCCAGTGCCCACACCTTTCAGACAAGGCTCACCTTTAGCCATCCTTTCATTTTTATTCTTTCTCCAGTAGCAGAATATGCAGTTCTTCCATCCATGCAGAATATTTGCACCACTTCAA from Engraulis encrasicolus isolate BLACKSEA-1 chromosome 5, IST_EnEncr_1.0, whole genome shotgun sequence includes:
- the efna3b gene encoding ephrin-A3b, which gives rise to MALATLCLCLCLFTLTCANFPGVTGSRHTVHWNSSNIHLRREGYTVEVNVNDYLDIYCPHYNTSQRGPTEQYVLYMVSYRGYRSCDPQMGFKRWECNRPHAPHAPIKFSEKFQRYSAFSLGYEFHVGHEYYYISTPTHHHGRSCLRLKVYVCCSTASHVEDDPLQPTEEPDFTLRPSIKIQDLDDYNPEVPKLEKSVSGSSPSKDQLIITVATLFFAALSVS